The following are encoded in a window of Acropora muricata isolate sample 2 chromosome 6, ASM3666990v1, whole genome shotgun sequence genomic DNA:
- the LOC136920411 gene encoding uncharacterized protein isoform X1, whose translation MERKIELNGPIQKRKLFQKLLRSIGSNIKKTTMFQQLTPQLVYLLCLLFGFGKAYQEVGVSSYLQENADHMPDTGMTLVKGWTVSSSRQGMFLSAGAGENAFHDTFKIPKPGIYFVALNLMITNASDSNASLVINRDFETTSGIDGIFGNTTVNGSLSLSGFLRLYQNDFLALYLRGSGGTLLRDSTFSILYMSRIGSVPGFHALLSRDQIIQNRAKTRIENWRASGNKGLFVQRSGTSPSVGMFCAIVEGIHKFTSNINIHSNSISTRCALSFELNSNVTLLRKFSSGGWKYSIGVSGVFYLYRGDCVELQIELISGGDLILKSGSSFSGLFLGIKSDVDTQFSVTLPRGNIPVGWSRLENSTMISSIRNFKSENANSTLNNNVFTCDSEGLFLVTALVNVNSTFSLQENSFRLLVSVGGYVHDSNSGQLIAWMKSSGADSLIVSGVVQLGKGVTVSVYTNCDDCDGVIIDGLFSVVMILPDWPGVSASLRDTVNLELTGWTKLTRWKTSGVPGSFSFDNAFSPSDGVYRTSVDGTYFLSCNAIYTGQGKGNLSLIIAIDDNLDEGNGLFSLNESPNGDVTLNVAGSIKLRKNQSVSVFVATTEPKSWNISSDTGFSVALVGSECLYVPGLFAVKSDEGLSPGSFNGVIGGWRTIHAQVDSVLKGNRDGAQWNSTSGRFKANEDGFYLVAANVLIRHSGSSKITMNVLLDDGHSQQTALTTFHPQDFRNGRYVNTLTTAGITRLKAEQSISISITGDLSLEVLPNSSFSVVLVSRWDSDYAAGFVSHTISPETAEGRVYVWSTTVSKRLQKDAFADVDIEDSGLYFLQSVVAVQVNSKYTVFSQLKIDDKDVSRGFKSLTRAVATRTPFFLSAFGVLYLRKGQSVILFTGYKEPGFSFINKPGSWFSMARLLAPAEEPGLFQAHKDVQRSSLHHGEPVIGYSSTAGDQLAYVHGNVFNSNTTSQRYGDFTTTLTGTYLVSLIFAISGSVPGNFTACIGPRRCAECYLQVSGALSRYHNTYGFVGLADLTVHELISVCFKSKHTLFTLMSAKRSVHYLSELNLNKTFQLKHRSVAFPSSGWHELTEWKTNSGQLLQRVHVVVGGLYVLCANLEMKAAVPGLVGVKFEAIGLSNIELMLTLASVKADSTESLSVSVVSRLNTSDVIAVSQYSSSGLLDIGDNATFFAALLTNENDNACLLLRSRKSVYDAGKWWQGIEPWDTLDQVCLSPNSDASKGRFVADIAGVYFVTAVVTVRTTGVLHDGSLVELLLSVNGDTTNGNGLRATKQVPIAGYFIVLSFSATVRLEPWQTLYLMIRGTGAGSFEVVNGSTFGVALIEETKYFKNVATNIVQFDNGPQLISHPPPSMSLGDDLELGVSWTCEAVANGPVRYTWLRDKKTVTSSQNLTLLNVQEADSGRYVCMAEYDTIKVFSHLAELDVFGTTPQFESKEVTYPENRNISVQLAVRALDKQRAPANVSVSIIKGNKNGAFALSRSITKGNVSLINQIPLDYEATRVYRLTLLATNLDTNKTSTANVTIILTDVNDNPPIFTSRNETSVKENVVSGTTIFQVKTVDADFGSNSIVTYHLLPGEYSGKFSIGASSGNVTLNGELDYENTTEVILRIQATDGKFLSNTTLFINVEDVNDNYPYFSQSSYSAVVPENISVGYVVIRVAAEDKDSGSNGKLTYSLVQGKNDTDALLKETFSVNSTNGAITSLKKIKLNASQEEFMFQVNVSDNGIPKKSVSANVTITVKDINDNPPIFISRNNTSVRENVANGTIIFQVKAVDADFGYNSIVTYHLLPGEYSRKFAIGLSSGNITLAGELDYENTTEVILRIQATDGKFVSNTTLFINVEDVNDNSPYFNESSYSAVVPENLPIGYVVIRVAAQDRDSGSNGQLTYSLQPEPHHADANFSINATTGAITTREVLKVHNVQEAYNFVVQVIDHGNPSLKSDTNLSIIVEDINDSPPEFKECKNFTSQEQVRARTTISRVSATDADYGSNADIAYSLDVLNPKVCTNEFEIVNDSKIQNLGMLGWGSNCTIRIKASDGEHTVFCVLALLVAEETVILARKDELPGGTIALIVIGIFLFIILVSLFIWYCRMHRRPRSPTSLPGPASSYILHHPEGQEMYKQEESKGPESKGNKTTNL comes from the exons ATGGAGAGAAAAATAGAGCTCAATGGACCcatccaaaaaagaaaactctttCAAAAATTGCTGAGAAGTATAG GGtccaatataaaaaaaactacAATGTTTCAACAGTTGACCCCTCAGCTGGTTTACCTACTCTGCTTGCTGTTTGGATTCGGCAAAG CTTATCAGGAGGTAGGAGTTTCAAGTTACCTGCAGGAGAATGCTGATCACATGCCAGATACCGGTATGACTTTGGTGAAAGGGTGGACAGTTTCCTCTTCTCGCCAAGGGATGTTTCTGTCTGCTGGAGCCGGAGAAAACGCTTTCCATGACACTTTTAAAATTCCCAAGCCTGGAATTTACTTTGTTGCTTTGAACTTGATGATTACAAATGCAAGTGATAGTAATGCCAGTTTAGTAATCAATCGTGACTTTGAAACGACCAGTGGAATCGACGGTATTTTCGGAAACACAACTGTAAATGGATCGTTAAGCCTGTCTGGCTTCCTACGCCTTTACCAAAATGATTTCCTAGCCTTGTACCTGCGTGGTTCTGGCGGAACATTATTACGTGACAGTACTTTTTCGATTCTATACATGTCAAGAATAGGGTCTGTGCCTGGTTTTCATGCTCTATTATCCCGTGACCAAATTATCCAAAATCGAGCGAAGACTCGCATTGAGAATTGGAGAGCAAGCGGAAACAAAGGATTATTCGTCCAGCGCAGTGGAACATCGCCTTCCGTAGGGATGTTCTGTGCTATCGTAGAAGGCATTCACAAGTTTACATCAAACATTAACATCCATTCTAACAGCATTTCTACGCGCTGCGCCCTCTCTTTTGAATTAAATTCAAATGTTACGCTACTTCGAAAATTCTCATCTGGTGGGTGGAAATATTCTATAGGTGTGTCGGGAGTATTCTATTTATACCGTGGAGATTGCGTTGAGCTTCAGATTGAGTTAATAAGTGGTGGGGATCTTATTCTCAAATCCGGAAGCAGTTTCTCAGGCCTCTTTCTTGGAATCAAAAGCGATGTCGATACGCAATTCTCAGTAACCTTACCCAGAGGGAATATACCAGTAGGATGGAGCAGGCTGGAAAACTCGACAATGATAAGCTCAATACGGAATTTCAAGTCAGAAAATGCGAATTCAACGCTAAATAACAACGTGTTCACTTGTGACAGCGAGGGATTGTTTTTAGTTACTGCTCTCGTAAATGTAAATTCGACATTTTCGTTGCAGGAAAATTCCTTTCGTTTACTTGTATCTGTTGGCGGTTACGTTCACGACAGCAATAGCGGACAGTTGATTGCTTGGATGAAATCATCAGGGGCAGATTCACTGATCGTAAGTGGCGTGGTTCAGCTTGGCAAGGGAGTCACAGTCAGTGTCTATACCAATTGCGATGATTGTGATGGAGTAATAATAGATGGACTTTTCAGTGTTGTCATGATTCTCCCTGATTGGCCTGGTGTTTCAGCGTCACTAAGGGACACTGTAAATCTAGAATTGACAGGATGGACGAAGTTGACACGTTGGAAAACGTCAGGCGTTCCAGGTTCGTTTTCCTTCGACAACGCCTTTTCTCCAAGCGACGGAGTTTATCGCACAAGTGTAGATGGTACATATTTTTTGTCCTGCAATGCAATTTATACCggtcaaggaaaaggaaacttGTCATTAATAATAGCCATCGATGATAACCTTGATGAAGGGAATGGATTGTTTTCGCTGAACGAAAGTCCCAATGGAGATGTTACACTCAATGTTGCTGGCTCCATCAAATTGAGGAAAAACCAAAGTGTCTCCGTTTTTGTGGCAACCACCGAACCAAAATCGTGGAACATTTCTAGCGATACTGGTTTCTCTGTGGCATTGGTTGGTTCAGAGTGTCTTTATGTACCAGGATTATTTGCAG TGAAAAGCGATGAAGGTCTTAGCCCTGGTTCTTTCAATGGAGTAATTGGTGGTTGGAGGACTATTCACGCCCAAGTTGACTCAGTATTAAAAGGAAACCGTGACGGCGCGCAATGGAATTCTACTTCAGGTCGATTTAAGGCTAACGAGGATGGCTTTTACCTTGTAGCTGCAAATGTGTTAATCCGACATTCAGGTTCATCTAAAATTACAATGAATGtattgcttgacgatggtcacAGTCAGCAAACTGCGTTGACGACGTTTCATCCTCAGGATTTTCGCAATGGTCGTTATGTAAATACTCTTACTACTGCAGGAATAACAAGGCTAAAGGCAGAGCAGAGTATCTCCATTTCTATAACAGGAGACCTCTCTTTGGAAGTGCTTCCAAACAGCAGCTTTTCTGTTGTACTCGTTTCCCGTTGGGACAGTGATTATGCTGCAGGATTCGTGTCTCATACCATTTCTCCTGAAACGGCAGAAGGCCGCGTTTATGTCTGGAGTACAACAGTAAGTAAAAGACTTCAGAAGGATGCGTTTGCCGATGTTGATATAGAGGACAGCGGTTTGTATTTTTTACAGAGCGTTGTAGCTGTGCAAGTCAACTCAAAATACACGGTTTTTAGCCAACTTAAAATAGATGACAAGGATGTCTCGAGAGGTTTCAAATCTTTGACAAGAGCAGTAGCGACAAGGACCCCCTTTTTTTTAAGTGCATTTGGGGTACTTTACCTAAGAAAAGGACAAAGCGTCATTCTTTTTACAGGATATAAAGAACCTGGCTTTTCTTTTATAAATAAGCCAGGTTCGTGGTTTTCAATGGCGAGGTTGCTAGCTCCTGCTGAAGAGCCTGGTCTTTTTCAAGCACACAAAGATGTTCAAAGAAGTTCTTTGCATCATGGCGAACCAGTGATCGGCTATAGCTCAACTGCGGGGGATCAACTTGCATACGTACACGGAAATGTTTTTAATTCAAATACAACTTCACAAAGGTATGGAGACTTTACAACAACCTTGACCGGCACCTATCTCGTATCTTTAATATTTGCAATCAGTGGAAGCGTGCCTGGAAATTTCACTGCCTGCATTGGACCACGAAGGTGTGCTGAATGTTATTTACAGGTTTCCGGGGCTCTCAGCCGATACCACAACACTTATGGATTTGTTGGGCTTGCAGACTTAACAGTGCATGAGCTAATTTCTGTTTGCTTTAAATCCAAACATACTCTTTTCACTTTAATGAGCGCGAAACGTTCCGTCCATTATTTGAGTGAACTGAATTTAAATAAAACTTTTCAACTCAAGCATCGATCGGTTGCTTTTCCTTCGAGTGGATGGCACGAGCTAACCGAGTGGAAAACAAACAGTGGTCAGCTGTTGCAAAGAGTTCATGTGGTTGTGGGGGGACTATATGTCCTTTGTGCTAACTTGGAAATGAAAGCTGCTGTGCCAGGGCTTGTTGGAGTTAAATTTGAAGCAATAGGGTTGTCAAATATAGAATTAATGTTGACTTTAGCCAGCGTAAAGGCAGATTCCACGGAATCGCTTAGTGTTTCTGTTGTTTCTCGCCTTAATACGTCTGACGTGATTGCCGTTTCTCAATACTCAAGTTCAGGTTTGTTGGACATCGGTGACAACGCTACATTCTTTGCTGCATTGTTAACAAACGAAAACGATAATGCTTGTTTATTGCTTCGGTCCCGTAAGAGCGTCTACGATGCTGGAAAATGGTGGCAAGGTATCGAGCCGTGGGATACTCTTGATCAAGTATGTCTGTCGCCAAACTCGGATGCGAGTAAAGGAAGATTTGTTGCTGACATAGCTGGTGTGTATTTTGTCACTGCTGTTGTTACAGTGAGGACCACAGGTGTATTGCACGACGGCAG TTTGGTCGAACTCCTGCTATCAGTCAACGGAGATACGACAAATGGAAATGGTTTACGGGCCACAAAACAAGTTCCGATTGCTGGTTATTTTATTGTCCTCAGCTTCTCTGCTACCGTCCGTTTGGAACCGTGGCAAACGTTATACCTAATGATCAGAGGCACTGGCGCTGGTTCATTTGAAGTTGTCAATGGAAGCACTTTTGGTGTTGCTTTGATAG AGGAAACAAAGTACTTCAAAAACGTGGCAACGAACATCGTTCAGTTTGACAATGGTCCTCAGCTCATAAGTCACCCGCCACCGTCCATGAGTCTTGGAGATGATCTAGAATTAGGTGTTTCTTGGACTTGCGAAGCAGTTGCAAATGGCCCTGTGAGGTACACGTGGTTGAGAGACAAAAAG aCTGTAACATCCTCTCAAAACCTGACTCTGTTAAATGTCCAAGAGGCCGACTCTGGTCGATATGTCTGCATGGCGGAATATGACACCATTAAAGTTTTCTCCCACCTCGCTGAACTTGATGTCTTCG GAACCACCCCACAATTTGAGAGCAAGGAAGTAACTTATCCAGAGAACAGAAATATTTCCGTTCAACTTGCCGTCCGTGCTTTGGACAAGCAGCGAGCCCCCGCCAACGTCTCCGTCTCGATAATCAAGG GAAACAAGAATGGCGCTTTTGCACTTTCCCGGTCAATAACAAAAGGAAACGTCTCTCTGATAAATCAAATCCCATTGGATTACGAGGCCACCAGAGTGTACCGTTTAACACTCCTTGCTACTAACCTAGACACCAACAAAACAAGCACAGCCAATGTCACGATTATTTTAACAGATGTCAATGATAACCCACCGATATTCACCAGCAG AAATGAGACATCTGTCAAGGAAAACGTGGTAAGTGGTACCACCATCTTTCAAGTAAAAACCGTTGATGCAGACTTTGGCAGCAATTCCATAGTAACATATCATCTTCTGCCTGGTGAATATTCTGGAAAGTTTTCTATTGGTGCTTCATCCGGAAATGTCACTCTGAATGGGGAGCTGGATTACGAAAACACGACTGAAGTCATTCTTCGTATCCAAGCAACCGatggaaaatttctttcaaacacGACACTGTTTATAAATGTGGAAGACGTCAATGAtaattatccatatttcagCCAGAGTTCATATTCAGCTGTTGTGCCTGAAAACATTTCCGTCGGCTACGTAGTAATCAGAGTAGCAGCAGAGGATAAAGACAGTGGATCAAATGGAAAACTAACGTACTCATTGGTGCAGGGTAAAAACGATACTGATGCACTTCTGAAAGAAACGTTTTCGGTAAATTCAACAAACGGAGCTATCacaagtttaaagaaaattaaGTTAAATGCGTCTCAAGAAGAATTCATGTTTCAAGTAAATGTGTCTGATAATGGCATTCCCAAGAAGTCAGTTTCCGCGAACGTTACAATTACTGTGAAAGATATCAATGATAACCCACCAATATTCATTTCAAG AAATAACACATCGGTCAGGGAAAATGTTGCAAATGGTACCATCATATTCCAGGTAAAAGCCGTTGATGCAGACTTTGGCTACAATTCCATAGTAACATATCATCTGTTGCCTGGTGAATATTCTAGAAAGTTTGCTATTGGTTTATCATCCGGGAATATTACTCTCGCTGGAGAGCTGGACTACGAAAACACGACTGAAGTCATTCTTCGTATCCAGGCAACGGACGGAAAATTTGTTTCGAACACAACGCTGTTTATAAATGTAGAAGATGTCAATGATAATTCTCCATATTTTAACGAGAGTTCCTATTCAGCTGTAGTACCTGAAAACCTCCCCATCGGCTACGTGGTAATCAGAGTAGCAGCACAGGATAGAGACAGTGGATCAAATGGACAATTAACATACTCATTGCAGCCAGAGCCACACCATGCCGATGCAAATTTTTCTATCAACGCTACAACTGGAGCCATCACAACGCGGGAAGTATTAAAAGTACACAATGTGCAAGAAGCCTATAACTTCGTTGTTCAGGTCATTGATCATGGCAACCCGAGTTTAAAATCCGACACAAACCTCTCTATCATTGTTGAGGACATAAACGACTCACCTCCAGAATTCAAAGAATGCAAAAATTTTACTTCGCAAGAACAAGTCAGGGCAAGAACAACTATATCACGTGTTTCCGCTACTGATGCAGACTACGGATCAAATGCCGACATTGCTTATTCTCTCGATGTTTTAAACCCGAAAGTTTGCACAAATGAGTTTGAAATAGTTAATGATAGCAAGATACAAAACCTGGGAATGCTGGGCTGGGGTTCGAATTGTACCATCAGAATCAAAGCCAGCGATGGAGAACACACAGTTTTTTGTGTTCTTGCTCTTCTTGTTGCTGAGGAAACTGTAATCCTAGCTCGAAAAG